The Bacteroidota bacterium region ATCCTAAGGTAATTAATACTCCTCCGGTTGCAGCAGTTGCGAAAGATGGTATTCAATTGATTGCAAAAGCCAGAATTACTGTACGTGCTAATATTAAACAATTGGTGGGTGGAGCAGGAGAAGAAACAATTTTAGCTCGTGTTGGTGAAGGTATTGTTACTTCTATTGGTTCAGCATTATCTCATAAGCAAGTACTAGAAAATCCGGATTCTATTTCAAAAGTTGTTTTGGCGAAAGGGTTAGATTCGGGTACTGCATTTGAAATTCTTTCTATTGATATTGCTGATATTGATGTTGGTTTAAATATTGGAGCTAAATTGCAAATGGATCAAGCGAATGCAGATAAAAATATTGCACAAGCCAAAGCAGAAGAAAGAAGAGCAATGGCAATTGCATCCGAGCAAGAAATGAAATCCAAAGCGCAGGAAGCTCGTGCAAAAGTTATTGAGGCAGAAGCAGAAGTGCCAAAAGCTATGGCAGAGGCATTCCGTAATGGTAATTTAGGAATAATGGATTATTATAAAATGCAAAATATTCAAGCTGATACCGAAATGCGCGATTCTATTGCTAAGCAACAAGTAAATAAAAATAATCCGAAGAAAGATTAGTTTATTTTAATGTAATGACAAACTAATTTTGCTAAAAATTCTATTAAATAAAAGCACTTACAAATTTATTTTTGTAAGTGCTTTTTTGTTTGTAGGATGTTCTAATCAACAGGATAAAAATGTATCATCATCCAACACCACAATCAAATCAATAGGATACCTAAATCATTCTGATACGGCCACTTATGTTGAAAAGCAAGCGTGTCGACTTTGTCATCAATCCATTTACGATAGTTTTATTCAAACCGGGATGGGCCAATCTTTTGATACGGCATCATCCACAAAGAGTGCTTCGTTTGGACTTAAAGAATCTGGTATCTATGATAAATTTTTGAATTTGCATTACCAAGCTTATTGGAAGAGTGATCAATTCTATTTTAATGAGTTTAGATTAGCTAACAAAGATACCACACATAGCAGAGTTGAACAGGTAGATTATATTATAGGTTCAGGGCAGCATACCAATTCACATCTGTTAAACTCCAATGGCTATTTGTACCAAATGCCAATGACTTTCTATACTCAAAAGAAACACTGGGATCTGCCACCTGGATTTGAAAGTGGCAACAATACTCGTTTTAGTCGGAAGATTGGATTGGAGTGTATGAGCTGTCATAATGGATATCCCGATTTTGTAGTTGGCTCAGAAAATAAATATAGTAAGGTTCAAAATGGTATAGATTGCGAGCGCTGCCATGGTCCCGGAAGTATTCATGTAGAAAAGAAATCGGCCGGAGAAAAAATAGACACTTCTAAATATATAGATTACAGTATCGTAAATCCGGCTAAACTTCCAATTGATTTACAGTTTGATCTATGCCAACGATGTCATTTGCAAGGAAATGCAGTGCTTAAGGAAGGTAAATCATTTTATGACTTTAAGCCTGGTATGAAATTGTCTGAAGTGATGACCGTTTTTTTGCCAAGATATAACGATTCAGAAGAAAGTTTTATCATGGCGTCTCATGCTGATAGATTAAAGCAAAGCAAGTGTTTTTTGGCTAGTTCAGTTAATGCACAAACTAAAAACGAATTAAAGCCATATAAAAATGGATTGACATGTGTTACTTGTCATAACCCACATGTAAGCGTTAAGAAATTGAATTCAAATCATTTTAATGCAGTTTGCAGTAGTTGTCATAAATCTTCTTCCGCATGCGCAGAACTTGAATCTAAACGATTGGCAGTAAGTAACAATTGTGTTAGTTGCCACATGCCTAAATCTGGTTCTTCCGATATACCTCATGTTTCTATTACTGATCATTTTATTCGTAAGCCTTTAGACAAAAAGAAAATAGCTGAAATTAGAAAGTTTGTTCGGTTGGCCGCTATTAATCAAAAGAATCCTGATTCAATAACAATTGCAAAGGCATACCTCAATCAGTATGAAAAATTTGAACAAGAAAAATTCTACTTGGATTCTGCTAGCAATTATTTGAGTAATAATAATTATAGTAAGGAAAAGTTGCGTGAATTAATTAGGTATTATTTTTTCAAAGCAGATAATACTCAACTGGTTTCCTTTGCTGAGAAGAATAAATTATTGACTCAGTTCAATTCCAAATCATGGATGAATGATGATGCTTGGGCTTGCTATAGAGTAGGACAGGCATACCAGCAGCTTGGTAATACAGTGCAAGCATATAGTTATTATCAAAGAGCTATTGAGCTAGCACCTTTTATTTTAGATTTTAAAAATAAATATGCAACAACCTTAATTGCACTTGATAAAAGTAAAGAAGCGGAAACTATTCTACGTGATATTATAAAAGAAGATGGAAAGTATGCTGCTGCATATTGTAATTTGGGATATTTACTTTTGTTGCAAGGAAATAGTTTAGAGGCTGAGAAAAACTATAAAATAGCATTATCCTTAGATCCCAATTATGAGCAAGCATTATTAAATTTGGCAGGTTTATGTATTTATAAAAAAGATAACACTAAAGCATTGTATTATGTTAGAGAGGTCTTGAAGGTCAATCCGAATAATAATACAGCAAAAAGTATATTCCAACAACTTAATTAATATTAGAATGAACAGAAAACAAGTTATTGCATTAATTGTTGTATTTGTTGCAATCATAGTATTGACAAGTGCGTTTTATCTGTATTTTTTATTTCCTTCTCAACCTACTATAAAAGCTGTTCCAGATAGAAAAATTAGTTTATTTCCAAAGAAGAGAGAAAAAGTAGTTAATCCTCCAACTTTAGACAGTTTGCTTATCGCTATTAAGAATCTTGCCGAAGGAGATTCTATGAGACATGGCAACTTTGGTTTTTATTTGGCATCATTAGATAGTGGAAATGTTTTGGCAGAGTATAATAGCGAATTAAGTTTGGTGCCTGCCTCAGTATTAAAAACCGTTACTACTGGAGTTGCATTGGCTAAATTGGGTCCCGGATTTACTTATACAACTAGATTGCAGTACGATGGAACTATTGATAAAGCAAAGAAAACGTTAAATGGCAATATTTATATTAAAGGAATGGGGGATCCTTCTCTCGGATCTCCTGTTTTTTATGAAAAGGGAGAGAAGGATGTTTTAGCTAGATGGCTTGCCGCAATTAAATCGTTAGGTGTTGATACTATCAATGGTTCTATAATAGGCGATGACAGTGAGGTTGATAATGATCCAATTTCTGTAGGTTGGGCATGGGAAGATATTCAAAGTGATTATGGTGTTGGACCAAGTGGACTTTCTTTTCGCGAAAATTTGTTTGATGTCTATTTGACTGGAGGTAGTCCCCATTTTAAAGTTGATCCTGCTGTTCCTCAATTAAAACTGTATAATAAAGTTGCTGGCAGTGTAGGTCCAATAAAAAATTATGCCTACGTAACAGGTGGTCCTTACTTAAATGAAAAAGTAATATTGGGTGAAGTAGAGAAAGGCGCTGAATTTAAGATTCAGTCGGCCGTTCCAGACGCACCTCTTTTTTGTGCATTTAATTTATTTAACACACTTAGAGAAAATAAGATTATTATTCGTGATTCTATCAATACAATTCGTGTATTAAACAATAACGATAAAAAACTACTATTACCTAGAACTACCATAAATACAATTTATTCACCTGCTTTAGCATCACTTGTATATCATACAAATCATGTGAGTCAGAACTTTTATGCTGAATCTATTTTACGTACGATGTCTTTAATGGAACATGGGTATGGAAGTACTGCCGGAGGAACGAATGTGGTGTATAAATATTTTACAGGAAAAGATATTCGGTTGGGAGGCTTTTACATGGTTGATGGTAGTGGACTTTCCAGGTTTGATGGTATTTGTACTAGGCAATTAGCTCAAATGCTGAGAGTGTTTGCAATGGATAGCACAGTTTTTCCTGCGTTTTACAACTCTTTACCAATCGCTGGTCAATCCGGAACCCTAAGTTCAATTTGTAAAGGAACATGCGCAGAAAAAAATATTAGAGCAAAAAGTGGCTATATGACCCGTGTTCGTTCGTATGCGGGTTATGTTACAACAAAAGGAAATCAAAAATTAGTCTTTGCCATGATTGCCAATAATCATGGATACGATGTGATGGGAATGCGCGGCAAGCTGGAGGAATTAATGGTTAAAATGGCTGAGTTGGAATAGTTTCAATTAAAGTCGCTGACCTAATTTGACAACCATTTTATTTTTCCATTCTACAAACGTTCCTGCAAGTATATTTTTTCTTGCTTCTTTAACTAACCACAAATAGAAGGCAAGATTGTGTAACGATGCAATTTGAGCAGCCAAAAATTCTTGTGCATGAAATAAGTGTCTTAAATATGCCTTAGAGTAGGCACTGTCAACATAACTTGTACCGTTTGAATCTAAAGGGGAAAGATCATTTTTCCATTTTTCATTTTTGATATTTATAACACCTTCGCTGGTGAATAAAATGCCATGTCGGGCATTGCGGGTAGGCATTACACAATCCATCATATCTATTCCCAATGCAATTGATTCAATAATGTTTATGGGTGTTCCTACACCCATTAAATAGCGTGGTTTGTCTTTTGGTAAAATATCGCACACTAATTCTGTCATTTCGTACATCATTTCAGCTGGTTCACCAACAGAAAGTCCTCCAATAGCATTTCCTTCTCTCCCTTTAGATGCAATTGTTTCAGCAGATTTTACTCTTAAGTCTTTGTAGGTGCTGCCTTGCACAATTGGGAATAAAGCTTGTGCATAACCATATTTTGGTACTGTTTCGTCAAAGCGTTTGATACATCTGTCAAGCCATCTGTGTGTCAACTCCATTGACTTTCTTGCATATTCAAAGTCGCAAGGGTAGGGGGTGCACTCATCAAAAGCCATCATAATATCTGCACCAATGGTGCGCTCTATGTCCATTACATGTTCGGGTGTAAATAAATGTTTTGATCCATCAATATGCGATGTGAATTTTACACCTTCTTCTGTAATCTTTCGGCTATTAGCCAGTGAAAAAACTTGATATCCTCCACTATCCGTAAGCATGTTGCCATCCCAGCCAATAAACTTATGCAAGCCGCCTGCCTGCTCTATAATTGGCAGCTGCGGGCGTAAATAAAGATGGTAGGTGTTGCCTAGTATTATTTGAGCTTTTACATCGTTTTTTAATTCATGCTGATGAACAGCTTTTACTGTTCCAACAGTTCCAACAGGCATAAATATTGGAGTTTCAATTACGCCATGATCCGTTTCTATAACTCCTGCTCTAGCCTTGGATGCAGTATCTGTTTGTGATATGTTAAATTTCACGATTAAATTGGTTTAAATGCTCTAATGTAAAGTCCTCTAAGGAATTAATTTTTAAATCTGCGATATCAAATTTTTTGTTGGTATAATAATCTTGATTAGGCACACAAACAGTTTTCATACCCGCATTTTTAGCTGCAAGTAAGCCGTTGTAAGAATCTTCAAATACCAAACAAGATTCAGCGGTAACACTTAAAAATTTCGCAGTGCTAATAAATATTGCAGGATCGGGCTTCCCCTTTTTTTCAAACTCTGCAGAGTGAATAGTATGAAACAAGTGTTTTATGTTGAATTTTTCTGCTACGGCATGAATCAAATTCAACGGAGAAGAAGACGCAATTGCAATGGGCATTTTTAAGTCTACCAATAAATTTATTGTTGCAAATACACCTGGTAAAGGCTGTCCCTTATCTTTTATAAGTGTTGTAAGTTTTGTGATTACATTTTTTTCTACTTCTTCTAATGATAAATTATTCCATGGGTATTGGGAATGCCAGTGTTTAACCACCTCATCAAGGCGTAATCCCATCGTTTGCATGCAAAGCTCTTTAGTTAATTTCACTCCCACTTTTTGGAACTCCTCTATTTCTGCCTCTTGCCAAAGAGGTTCTGAGTCAATTAACAACCCATCCATGTCAAAAATTACGGCTTTTATCATGGCGCAAATCTAGTAAGAAAAAACAATTGTTAATTACTTTGTTTATAACACAATTTATAATTTATAGAAAGAACACAGCCTCGGTTTATTTTTGTAGTACTATGATATTGGACTTCGAATTGATAGGTTTAGTTGTTGCAGGTGTTTTTTTTCTTGCTTTGCTTATTCAATTGTATTTTTTGTTATTCGTGTTTTATAAGCTAGCTTTTTTTAAGAAGAAAGAATCCTCCTTAAATTTTATACCAGTTTCTGTAATTATATGTGCGCGTAATGAGGAACAAAATTTAGTAAAAAATTTGGCATCTATTTTAGAGCAAGAGTATCCTACATACGAAGTAGTAGTGGTAAATGATTGCTCATACGACAATACTGCGGATATACTAGAAGAGTTTGCTAATAAGCATAGCCATCTCAAAATTGTTACTATAAAAGAAGATGAACAACACATGCATGGCAAAAAATTTGCTGTAATGGTTGGTATTAAAGGTGCAAAATATGAGCACTTGCTGTTTACCGATGCCGATTGTAAGCCGTATAGTAAAAAATGGATTGAAGCAATGGCGGGCAATTTTACCGATTCAAAAAAGGTAGTTTTAGGTTACGGTGCTTATGAAAAAGGGAAAGGCTTTTTAAGTAAGTTAATTCGTTTTGATGCATTTCTAATTGCGTTTCAATATTTGTCGTTTGCGATTGCAAAAAAGCCATATATGGGCGTTGGTAGAAATTTATCTTATACCAAGAAATTATTTTTTGACAATAAGGGATTTGCTTCTCATTACCATATTAAATCGGGAGATGATGATTTGTTTGTAAATGAAGTAGCAACAACAGATAATTGTGCAGTTGAATTTTCTCATGAAAGCATTACCGTGTCTAAATCCAAAAAATCATTAAAAGAATGGATGCGCCAAAAAAGAAGACACGCAAGTACATTTAGTCACTATAAAAGTTCATCAAAGAATAACCTTGTTTTATTAGGTGTAGGAACTTATCTTTTTTGGGTAGCCTTCATTGCATTGTTAATATTGCAATATGAAGTTTATGTTATTTTGGGAGCATTTGTTTTTAGAATGTTGCTACAAATGATTATATTCAATAGTGCAATGAAAAAACTTAATGAAAAAGATTTGTTTTGGATACTTCCAATACTTGAAATTTCAATTTTATTGTTTTATCCATTGCTTAGTATTTCAAAATTATTTGCGCCAAAAAATAGATGGAACAATTAGATTCTAATAATTTATCAGAAAAAGCTATTTACGACATTAAACTTGTTGAAAGAGCAATTGCAAATGGTGATCAAAAAGCTTATGCAGAGCTGATGACAAGGTATCGTGATTCTGTTTATTTCATGCTATTAAAAATGGTTAACAATAAAGAGGATGCAGACGATTTAACCATTGAAGCGTTTGGGAAAGCATTTAAACGATTGCAACAATACACACCAAATTTTGCTTTTAGTACATGGCTGTTTAAAATAGCATCTAATAATTGTATCGATTTTATAAGAAAAAAGAAGTTAAATAATTCGTATTCTATTGATAAAACATTTACAAATGAAGACGGCAGCCAAAGCTCAGTAGATTTACGCTCAGATTCATTAGACCCGGAGGAAAATGTAATTAAAAAGCAGAAGGTAGAGTTGATGCGAGACGTAGTTGAAAAACTTAAACCTCGCTATCGCCAATTGGTTGAATTGCGTTATTTTGAAGAGTTATCTTACGAAGAAATATCGGATAAGTTAGAATTGCCTGTTGGTACTGTTAAAGCTCAATTATTTAGAGCAAGAGAATTTTTAGCGAATATTCTTAAAACTTCAGAAGGAAAATTTTAATATCTAATTCCAATTTATTCTTGCCAAATCTCCCAAGCTTTTTCGGCTTGCTTTTCTAGCATTTCTAATCCATTACTAGTTTTAGTTCCCATTAATTTCCCTTGTTTTAAAAACAATGTTTCCTCCGGGTTGTATATCAAATCAAATAGTACGTGTTCAGCAGTTAAGTATTGATAAGGAATAGGAGGGTAGCTTGTTACATTGGGGTACATACCTAGCGGAGTTGTGTTTATTATTAAAGCGTGGTTGCGGATAATAGATTCTGTTAATTCGGAGTAGATAAATGTGTTGCTTTTCTTTGTTCTAGAAACAAGTGTGTAATTGATATTGTTTTTTTTTAGCACATAACATACTGCATTAGAAGCCCCACCTGTACCTAAAACTAATGCTGAAATATTCTTAGTAGGTAAAAGTTTTAATAAAGAATATTCAAATCCATACGCATCCGTATTGTAACCTTCTAAAATATATGATTGGTTATAACGCTTAATTTTTATAGTGTTGGCAGCACCTATCTCTTTTACTTCGGGCGATTGAAAATCTAAATATGCAAGTACATCCTTTTTAAATGGAATCGTAATATTTAATCCAATCAGATTTGGGTTTGATGAAATTAAACTAGGTATTTCACTACTATTTTTTAATTCAAATAGTGAATACGAGCAATTTAAAATTTTTTCGTTTTCGAATTTAGCGGTAAAATAATTCTTGGAAAATGAGTGTGAAAGTTGCTTGCCAATTAAACCAAATTCTTGCATTATTTTTTACGCATTTTATATATCTCAATAAACATAGGTAATATGGAAAGAAAAATAATTAGCAAAATTACTTTTTCGAAATTGTGTTTAATAATTGGTATTTGCCCGAAAAAATAACCTAAGAAAAGTAAAGACACAACCCAAATAGCACCGCCAATTAGATTAAACGAAATAAATTTTTTGTAATTCATTTCACCAATACCTGCCACAAAAGGCGCAAAGGTGCGCACAATGGGCATAAAACGAGCCAATATTATTGCTTTTGAGCCATGCTTTTCATAAAACTCATGAGTTTGGTCAATGTATTTTTGTTTTACCAATTGTTTACCCCCAATTTTCCAATGCAGCACCTTTAGTCCGATTTTCTGACCAAGCATATAGTTTATTGTATCGCCAATTACCGCAGCAATAAAAAGTAAAATTAGTAAGTACCAAATATTCAGATATCCTACAGCTGCAAAACTTCCGGCTGCAAACAGCAAGGAATCTCCAGGCAAAAAAGGCATTACCACCAAGCCGGTTTCTACAAAAATTATTAAAAATAGAATCAAGTAGATGTACACACCATATTCACCAATAAGTAATTCCAGCTTTTGGTCGAGGTGAAGGAAATAGTCAAGAAAGTTTTTCATAAGTGTTGTTTTTTTGCACACCCCTAACCCCTCTCAAGAGGGGAAAATAATTATTACATCCCTCGGGAGGGTCAGGGAGGGGTTAATATTTCGGAACAGATGGATCAATTTCGTTCGACCAAGCTGTAATACCGCCTTTTAAATTGTATAAATTGGTAAAGCCTTGTTTTTCTAGCGCTTGAACAATAGCACCAGAGCGTCCTCCGGAGCGGCAGTGAACTACTACTTTTTTTGCTTTAGATATTTTATCTAAATTGAGCATTACTTCTCCCATTGGAATTAGCTCTCCACCAATGGTCGCTATTTCAGCTTCATGCTGCTCACGCACATCAATTAATTGAAAATCTTCTTTTGAATCCAATAGTTGTTTAAGTTCTGATACAGTAATTTCTTTCATTGTAAATTATTTTTACTTTCTGCTGACTAACTTACCAAGTACTAACTATCAATTTTTTTATATTTCTCAGGAAGAAAAGAGAAGAACGTATCTCCTCTCAGTCCTAATCGTAAGCATTCTAGCGGAATAATATCATCCGGTGCAATGTTTCCTAGATTTACATTAGCCCCTAACAGTTTTATAAACCAAACTTGTTGGGCTTTTTGAGGGGCTTCCCACAGAATATTCTCCTTTTTTACTTTCGCTAAAATCTTATTAATCAGTAGCGTGTGAGCGTGTCCATTTGCTCTGTATATACCTACGTTTCCGCTTTCTCTGGCTTCTGCAATTACTTTCCAAGAACCTGCTTCTAGCTCGGCATTCATCATAGACGTCCATTTGGATGGGTGTATGATAATTCCAGCTTCTTTCGATCCAACTTCAGAAAGTACCAATCTGTTTTTTGCCAATTTCGAAATGTATTCACATTTTTTACCGTGATCCATTTCAATAGAGCCATCAGATACTTCGGCAGCATCTACTTTAAATTTGTCAAGTGCTTTTTGGTACTCGTCAAATTGGTTTCGAATAATAAATGCTTCGAACAGTGTACCGCCAAAATACACACGAATGTTAGCGTCTTTATAAATTTTTATTTTTTGCTCTAAGTTTTTTGTTACAAAAGAGGTGCCAAATCCTAGCTTTATAAAGTCGATTAAATGCCCCGATGATTCTACCAAATCTTCTGCCGCACGAATGCTTAGTCCCTTATCCATAACCATGGTAACGCCTTCTTCTCTTGGCTTTATAGGTCTTTCGGGGATGTGTTTTAAATTAAAGTTCATAGTTATTTATTTTTTTTGTAGGATTGAATCAGTTCGAGCACTGTATTGTTATCTTTTAACAATGGCAAATATTCAAATAATTCGTTGTGTTTTTCGTAATTTAATTCTAAGGCTTGTTGTAAAAATTCAACCGCATCGTGTTTTTGACCCATTAGCAGTAAATAGCCTCCCATTCGGTACAAAAGCTCAGCATTTGTAGGATAAATTTTTATACCATCCGCTAAAATTTTTATTGCTTCTACTTTATCTACACACTCAAATAAAATATTAGAGTAGTCTAACCAAACTGTTTCGTTGGTTGGGTCAAGGGTAACAACTTTTTTATAGGCCTCTAATGCTTCTTCAATAAAACCAAGTTTGTATTGAATATCTCCGAAAATATACCAAAAATCAGCATTTTCAGGCTCCAATTCTAGCGCTTTTTTTATGTAGTGAATTCCTTCGGTAAGCCTATTTTGCATATCAAGTACAAGTCCAATCCCCATCCAAGCATCAGCAAAATCCGGAGAAATTTTAATGGATTTGTTGTAGTTGGCTAGAGCTTTATCAAAATCTTCTAGCTTTTCGTAACACTCGCCAATGTAATAATAGATAGCAGGGTCTTGCGGTTCTAACTTTAGTGCTTCATTATAGCATTCTATTGCTTCTTTATATTTGTACAGAGATGCCAGTGCATTGGCTTTGTTAAAATATGCGGTGGTAAAATCTTCATCAATAGCAAGTGCATAATCATATGCATCTATAGCTTTTTCTAATAAATCAGCCTTGCTATAAAACACTCCCAAATTAAACCATGCCGCCTGAGAGTATGGAGTTTCTTCAATAAAATCAGTAAAAAATTGTATTGCTTCTTCTGTAGCTCCTAATATATCGTAACAAAAACTAAGTTCGTATAGCGCATTTTCTTGGTCAGGATTAATAGATAAACACTTTTTTAAATACCGAACAGCATCAGAATACCGGTTGGTGTTTATGTATTCAAACGCTATAAAAAAGTACACATCCTCCACATCTTCCGGTTGGTATGAAATAGCAATTTTAAAATTTTCGATAGCTTGTTCAGACAGTGCCATCTGGCTGTATATGGCACCGCGCGCTATGTAAATTTCAGGATTTCCAGGGTCAATGTTTTGTATTCTATCGAGTATGCGCAATGCTTGAGATGTATTGCTTTTGGCAGCCAACAACTGCGCTTTTTTAATATTTAAATTGACAGAGTTTGGGTATTGTTCTAATCCTTTTTCTACTGCTAAAGAAGTTTTGTAGAAATCGTTTTTGAGAAAAAATTCGCTAATGATTTCTTCGTATTGTTCTTCTTCAAAATAAATGGATATTCCATCTCGTATTGATTTTTCAAAACGAGCTATTAGTGCACCTATATCTTCCTGATTATCATCGTTAAATCCGTACATGACAACATCTATTTATTCAAAAGCAAAGGTAACAAAAACCACCCTTTTTTTAAGCTAACTTGTCAACAATAGGTTAAATACTGTTAAAAACTTAAAGTGCCTCTGTTTCGCAGAAAAAGGTAAATTTGCACACTAAAAAATAGCATTGTGGCACTAATAAAATCAATTTCGGGTATTAGAGGAACCATTGGCGGAAAGCCGGGAGAAGGCTTAAGTCCGCTTGATGTGGTAAGATATACCGCAGCATTTGGTACTTGGGTAAAAAATAACACTTCTAATAAAAAGGTACATATTGTGGTTGGGCGTGATGCCCGTATCTCGGGAGAGATGGTAAACAACCTGGTAGTAGGTACCTTAATGGGGTTGGGTATAGATGTTATAGATTTGGGGTTATCTACCACACCAACCGTAGAGATTGCAGTGCCTGATGAACATGCTGATGGAGGAATTATTATTACCGCCAGTCATAATCCTAAACAATGGAACGCACTTAAATTACTGAATTCAAAAGGAGAATTTATTTCTGAAAAGGAAGGCGAACAGGTTCTGAAGACAGCCGATAGAGAAGATTTTGACTTTTCGGAAGTAAACTTGTTGGGTAAGTTAAAGAAAAATGATACTTATTTTCAGAAGCATATTTCAAAAATACTAGCGCTACCATTAGTTGATGTAGAAGCAATTAGGGCAAGAAAATTTAAAGTTGTTATTGATTGTGTAAACTCCTCCGGAGGTATTATTGTTCCCTTGCTTTTAAATGCGTTGGGTGTAGATGATATTGTTCAATTATATTGTGAGCCTAACGGTAATTTTCCGCACAATCCGGAGCCTTTACCCGAAAATTTGCGAGATATAGCTAAAGCTGTTGTAAAGAATAAAGCCAACTTAGGAATT contains the following coding sequences:
- a CDS encoding phosphosulfolactate synthase codes for the protein MNFNLKHIPERPIKPREEGVTMVMDKGLSIRAAEDLVESSGHLIDFIKLGFGTSFVTKNLEQKIKIYKDANIRVYFGGTLFEAFIIRNQFDEYQKALDKFKVDAAEVSDGSIEMDHGKKCEYISKLAKNRLVLSEVGSKEAGIIIHPSKWTSMMNAELEAGSWKVIAEARESGNVGIYRANGHAHTLLINKILAKVKKENILWEAPQKAQQVWFIKLLGANVNLGNIAPDDIIPLECLRLGLRGDTFFSFLPEKYKKIDS
- a CDS encoding shikimate dehydrogenase; amino-acid sequence: MQEFGLIGKQLSHSFSKNYFTAKFENEKILNCSYSLFELKNSSEIPSLISSNPNLIGLNITIPFKKDVLAYLDFQSPEVKEIGAANTIKIKRYNQSYILEGYNTDAYGFEYSLLKLLPTKNISALVLGTGGASNAVCYVLKKNNINYTLVSRTKKSNTFIYSELTESIIRNHALIINTTPLGMYPNVTSYPPIPYQYLTAEHVLFDLIYNPEETLFLKQGKLMGTKTSNGLEMLEKQAEKAWEIWQE
- the glmM gene encoding phosphoglucosamine mutase, giving the protein MALIKSISGIRGTIGGKPGEGLSPLDVVRYTAAFGTWVKNNTSNKKVHIVVGRDARISGEMVNNLVVGTLMGLGIDVIDLGLSTTPTVEIAVPDEHADGGIIITASHNPKQWNALKLLNSKGEFISEKEGEQVLKTADREDFDFSEVNLLGKLKKNDTYFQKHISKILALPLVDVEAIRARKFKVVIDCVNSSGGIIVPLLLNALGVDDIVQLYCEPNGNFPHNPEPLPENLRDIAKAVVKNKANLGIVVDPDVDRLALVCEDGEMFGEEYTLVAVADYVLKNNKKGNSVSNLSSTRALRDITEKAGGTYTAAAVGEVNVVKKMKETKAVIGGEGNGGIILPELHYGRDALVGIALFLTHLAKYGKTCSMLRSTYPNYHISKNKIELTPEINVDSILAGIQEKYKKQPVSTIDGLKIEFNKEWVHLRRSNTEPIIRIYSESESETTAENLAKKIILDIREIIKQQQIKN
- a CDS encoding DedA family protein; translated protein: MKNFLDYFLHLDQKLELLIGEYGVYIYLILFLIIFVETGLVVMPFLPGDSLLFAAGSFAAVGYLNIWYLLILLFIAAVIGDTINYMLGQKIGLKVLHWKIGGKQLVKQKYIDQTHEFYEKHGSKAIILARFMPIVRTFAPFVAGIGEMNYKKFISFNLIGGAIWVVSLLFLGYFFGQIPIIKHNFEKVILLIIFLSILPMFIEIYKMRKK
- a CDS encoding rhodanese-like domain-containing protein, giving the protein MKEITVSELKQLLDSKEDFQLIDVREQHEAEIATIGGELIPMGEVMLNLDKISKAKKVVVHCRSGGRSGAIVQALEKQGFTNLYNLKGGITAWSNEIDPSVPKY
- a CDS encoding tetratricopeptide repeat protein; amino-acid sequence: MYGFNDDNQEDIGALIARFEKSIRDGISIYFEEEQYEEIISEFFLKNDFYKTSLAVEKGLEQYPNSVNLNIKKAQLLAAKSNTSQALRILDRIQNIDPGNPEIYIARGAIYSQMALSEQAIENFKIAISYQPEDVEDVYFFIAFEYINTNRYSDAVRYLKKCLSINPDQENALYELSFCYDILGATEEAIQFFTDFIEETPYSQAAWFNLGVFYSKADLLEKAIDAYDYALAIDEDFTTAYFNKANALASLYKYKEAIECYNEALKLEPQDPAIYYYIGECYEKLEDFDKALANYNKSIKISPDFADAWMGIGLVLDMQNRLTEGIHYIKKALELEPENADFWYIFGDIQYKLGFIEEALEAYKKVVTLDPTNETVWLDYSNILFECVDKVEAIKILADGIKIYPTNAELLYRMGGYLLLMGQKHDAVEFLQQALELNYEKHNELFEYLPLLKDNNTVLELIQSYKKNK